From a single Bradyrhizobium sediminis genomic region:
- a CDS encoding glutathione S-transferase family protein yields MKIYGDTNSGNCLKVKWVCDRLALPYEWISVDTLKGETRTTEFLKLNGAGQVPTVVFDDGRALAQSNAIIRYLARGSDLIPADDFAAAKMDEWLFWEQYSHEPYIAVCRFQMVYLGKPASDLDPDKIKRGYAALARMEHQLAETRFLVGEAVSLADVALLAYTRVAHEGGFHLDGYAAVRRWIGETERYLGLPPAR; encoded by the coding sequence ATGAAAATCTACGGCGATACCAATTCGGGCAATTGCCTGAAGGTGAAATGGGTCTGCGATCGCCTGGCGCTGCCCTACGAATGGATCAGCGTCGATACGCTCAAGGGCGAGACCCGCACCACGGAATTTCTCAAGCTCAACGGCGCCGGGCAGGTGCCGACGGTGGTGTTCGACGACGGCCGCGCGCTGGCGCAGTCCAACGCCATCATCCGTTATCTCGCCCGCGGCAGCGATCTCATTCCCGCGGATGACTTTGCCGCGGCGAAGATGGACGAGTGGCTGTTCTGGGAGCAGTACAGCCACGAGCCCTATATTGCGGTATGCCGCTTCCAGATGGTCTATCTCGGCAAGCCGGCCTCCGACCTCGATCCCGACAAGATCAAGCGCGGCTATGCGGCGCTGGCGCGGATGGAGCATCAGCTCGCCGAGACGCGGTTCCTGGTCGGCGAGGCTGTTTCGCTCGCCGACGTCGCGCTATTGGCCTATACGCGGGTGGCGCATGAGGGCGGCTTCCACCTCGACGGCTATGCCGCGGTGCGGCGCTGGATCGGCGAGACCGAACGTTATCTCGGGTTGCCTCCGGCGCGCTGA
- a CDS encoding GNAT family N-acetyltransferase produces MHIDIIETLPSLARLQDNWNAVYDADPEAQIFLSWKWLGGWLAHIEGPWFILAARASDAADAPYAAFFPLRLQTTIENADVRSEIRMAGNFSADYTGIVCTPETEHTVIPAFARCIKQMNWARLNLENVRMSERRFRLLMACFPKAGFQMTEVDRIAKIDGIDNSLCPYAALPADWNSYLESLSTNTRQKIRRLLKMVNAGGEYRITVATPETFAQDLKSLLRFWEIKWRPRKGTMTDSLVRSNGNMLTRSFQSGLVFLPTFWQGDRPVAALATLVDPRKRTFSFYMAGRDETFDGPPPGMILHAFSIRHAIENGFAEYDFLRGNEPYKYSFHCTERKIRCTVVETRNGRNLGNRIDLRSIPDVLEQATDLHKKGQTADAECGYRRILEVQPRHADALHRLGQLLTAKGDLASAKKLFRTLTTVRPEAAKAWLCLGQACEGLGQHQEALYHYLEFMRLQPNLPDGFVGTARCLVKLGRIAEVSAALLATIGPAPRPAVRIGRDGPAIAHDRPAQDASVAL; encoded by the coding sequence GTGCATATCGACATCATCGAAACGTTGCCGTCGCTGGCCAGGCTCCAGGACAACTGGAACGCGGTCTACGATGCGGATCCCGAAGCCCAGATCTTCCTGTCATGGAAATGGCTTGGCGGATGGCTGGCTCACATCGAAGGCCCCTGGTTCATCCTGGCGGCAAGGGCCAGCGACGCCGCCGACGCCCCCTACGCTGCGTTCTTTCCCTTGCGGCTTCAGACCACGATCGAGAACGCCGACGTGCGCAGCGAGATCAGGATGGCCGGCAATTTTTCGGCCGACTACACCGGCATCGTCTGCACGCCGGAGACGGAGCACACGGTCATTCCCGCCTTTGCCCGATGCATCAAGCAGATGAACTGGGCACGCCTCAACCTCGAAAATGTCCGGATGTCGGAGCGACGCTTCCGGTTGCTCATGGCCTGTTTTCCGAAGGCCGGTTTTCAGATGACTGAGGTGGACAGGATCGCCAAGATCGACGGCATCGATAACAGTCTCTGCCCGTACGCAGCCTTGCCGGCGGACTGGAATTCCTATCTGGAGTCGCTGAGCACCAATACGAGGCAGAAGATCCGCCGCCTCCTGAAAATGGTCAACGCGGGAGGTGAATACCGGATCACCGTTGCGACCCCCGAGACTTTCGCGCAGGACCTCAAATCCCTGCTTCGGTTCTGGGAGATCAAATGGCGCCCCCGCAAGGGCACGATGACCGACAGCCTGGTTCGCTCCAACGGCAACATGCTGACGCGCAGTTTTCAGTCCGGGCTGGTATTCCTGCCGACCTTCTGGCAGGGCGACCGGCCGGTCGCGGCGCTGGCCACGCTGGTCGATCCGCGCAAGCGGACCTTCTCCTTCTACATGGCCGGACGCGACGAGACCTTCGATGGGCCGCCGCCGGGAATGATCCTGCATGCCTTCAGCATCCGGCACGCGATCGAGAACGGCTTTGCCGAGTACGATTTCCTGCGCGGCAACGAACCCTACAAATATTCGTTCCATTGTACGGAGCGCAAGATTCGCTGTACCGTGGTCGAGACAAGGAACGGCAGGAATCTCGGCAACAGGATCGACCTGCGAAGCATTCCCGACGTGCTGGAGCAAGCGACCGACCTTCACAAGAAGGGACAGACCGCCGACGCGGAATGCGGCTACCGGCGGATTCTGGAGGTCCAGCCAAGGCATGCCGACGCGCTGCACCGGCTGGGCCAGTTGCTGACCGCGAAGGGCGACCTGGCTTCGGCCAAGAAGCTATTCCGCACCTTGACGACGGTCCGCCCCGAAGCCGCCAAGGCGTGGCTGTGCCTGGGCCAGGCCTGCGAAGGGCTCGGCCAGCATCAGGAAGCGCTCTACCACTATCTCGAGTTCATGCGGCTGCAGCCGAACCTTCCGGACGGGTTCGTCGGCACGGCCAGGTGCCTGGTTAAACTCGGGCGGATTGCGGAAGTCAGCGCCGCGTTGCTGGCGACGATAGGACCAGCGCCCCGACCGGCGGTCAGGATTGGGCGCGACGGACCGGCCATAGCGCATGACAGGCCGGCGCAGGACGCCTCGGTCGCGCTGTAG
- a CDS encoding phosphoserine transaminase yields the protein MTAAKPALRPNVPHFSSGPCAKRPGWNPQNLKDAALGRSHRAKIGKAKLKLAIELTREVLEVPAGYKIGIVPASDTGAVEMALWSLLGARPVTTIAWESFGEGWVSDIVKELKLKDVTKLHAGYGEIPDLSKADPASDIVFTWNGTTSGVRVPNADWIKADREGLTICDATSAAFAQPLDWAKLDVVTFSWQKALGGEAAHGMLVLSPRAVQRLETYKPAWPLPKIFRMTKGGKLNEGIFEGETINTPSMLCVEDYLDALNWAKSVGGLKALIARADANTKVLADWKAKTPWIDFLANDPAIRSNTSVCMKVIDPAITALTADAQADFAKKLVALVEKEGAGYDFAHYRDAPAGLRIWCGATVEARDVALLTQWIDWAFAETKAALPKAA from the coding sequence ATGACTGCAGCGAAGCCCGCTTTGCGGCCCAATGTGCCGCATTTCTCCTCCGGCCCCTGTGCGAAGCGCCCCGGCTGGAACCCCCAAAATCTCAAAGACGCCGCCCTCGGCCGCTCGCATCGAGCGAAAATTGGCAAGGCCAAGCTCAAGCTCGCGATCGAGTTGACGCGTGAAGTGCTCGAGGTGCCCGCCGGCTACAAGATCGGGATCGTGCCGGCGTCCGACACCGGTGCGGTCGAAATGGCGCTGTGGTCGCTGCTCGGCGCGCGGCCCGTGACCACGATCGCCTGGGAATCCTTCGGCGAGGGCTGGGTCAGCGACATCGTCAAGGAATTGAAGCTCAAGGACGTCACCAAGCTGCATGCCGGCTATGGCGAAATCCCCGATCTCAGCAAGGCCGATCCCGCTTCCGACATCGTCTTCACCTGGAACGGCACCACGTCGGGCGTGCGCGTGCCCAACGCCGACTGGATCAAGGCTGACCGCGAAGGCCTGACCATCTGCGACGCCACCTCGGCGGCGTTCGCGCAGCCGCTCGACTGGGCCAAGCTCGATGTCGTGACCTTCTCCTGGCAGAAGGCGCTCGGCGGCGAGGCCGCGCACGGCATGCTGGTGCTGTCGCCGCGGGCGGTGCAGCGCCTCGAGACCTACAAGCCGGCCTGGCCGCTGCCGAAGATCTTCCGCATGACCAAGGGCGGCAAGCTCAACGAGGGCATCTTCGAGGGCGAGACCATCAACACGCCGTCGATGCTGTGCGTCGAGGATTATCTCGACGCGCTGAACTGGGCAAAATCGGTCGGCGGCCTGAAGGCCCTGATCGCCCGCGCCGACGCGAACACGAAAGTGCTCGCCGACTGGAAGGCGAAGACGCCGTGGATCGATTTCCTGGCCAACGATCCGGCGATCCGTTCCAACACCTCGGTGTGCATGAAGGTGATCGATCCCGCGATCACCGCTCTCACCGCCGACGCGCAAGCCGACTTCGCCAAGAAGCTGGTGGCGCTGGTGGAGAAGGAAGGCGCCGGCTACGATTTCGCGCATTATCGCGATGCGCCGGCGGGGCTGCGCATCTGGTGCGGCGCCACCGTCGAAGCCAGGGACGTCGCGCTGCTGACGCAGTGGATCGACTGGGCGTTCGCCGAGACCAAGGCTGCGCTGCCGAAGGCGGCGTAA
- a CDS encoding outer membrane protein — MRRFLLAAMIFGAASGAEAADLPFLRGSFTDGLTTARVNWQGYYIGGQAGYGSSDENFNGSTSNMTAALLANTTIESEMQVSRWNLGLGKQSARSSGFGGFVGYNSQWDDVVIGVEASYLHGAFGGSTSASQSLVSSTPLSDGFYHAVTATSSSAIAVKDMATLRARAGYAYGSFLPYLFGGVALGNADITRSVTVNDHYALTFANAVASCAVAFCATLSATQAQHNHLVYGYSAGLGVDVNLIGGLFMRAEWEYLRFSASTDTSINTVRAGLGYKF, encoded by the coding sequence ATGCGTAGATTTTTGCTGGCGGCGATGATTTTCGGGGCGGCCTCCGGTGCGGAAGCGGCCGACCTTCCGTTTCTTCGCGGCTCCTTCACCGACGGGCTGACCACCGCGAGAGTCAACTGGCAGGGCTACTATATCGGAGGACAGGCAGGCTACGGGTCTTCCGACGAGAATTTCAACGGTTCGACCTCGAACATGACCGCGGCCTTGCTGGCCAATACCACCATTGAAAGCGAAATGCAGGTTTCGCGCTGGAACCTCGGGCTCGGCAAGCAGTCAGCACGAAGCTCTGGCTTCGGCGGGTTCGTCGGATATAATTCGCAATGGGACGACGTGGTCATCGGTGTTGAAGCGAGCTATCTCCACGGCGCATTTGGCGGGTCGACCTCGGCGAGCCAATCCCTCGTCAGCTCCACACCGCTATCCGACGGCTTCTATCATGCTGTGACGGCAACGTCGTCCTCCGCGATCGCGGTCAAGGACATGGCCACACTCCGCGCGCGCGCGGGCTATGCCTACGGGAGCTTCCTGCCATATTTGTTCGGCGGAGTCGCACTCGGAAATGCCGATATCACGCGCTCCGTGACTGTCAACGACCACTATGCGCTTACTTTTGCAAACGCAGTAGCTTCCTGTGCCGTTGCATTCTGCGCCACGTTGAGCGCAACGCAGGCCCAGCATAATCATCTGGTATATGGCTACTCCGCAGGCCTCGGCGTGGACGTCAATCTGATTGGCGGTCTCTTCATGCGTGCAGAGTGGGAGTATCTGCGTTTTTCCGCCAGCACGGATACCAGCATCAACACGGTGCGTGCCGGCCTGGGCTACAAGTTCTGA
- a CDS encoding outer membrane protein: MRSVKFLVAAGAASMLSSMASAADMAIMPPPAYAPPPVVEDFGGWYLRGDIGFSNQRVDRLNNALDAGLTTQSQSLNFNTAGIFGLGVGYKVNNWFRADVTGEYRGNSHFFGKDNISYVGGVGTDTYHATKSEWVVLANAYVDLGTWWCMTPFIGAGVGGARVSINNFTDQSIALNGGVGPALPGLAFGDSASKWNLAWALHAGVGYKVTPNFTVELAYRYLDMGDGVTGDLRAFDGTNGINNPMTFKSITSHDLKLGVRWDLSSPPVYAPPLMRKG, translated from the coding sequence ATGCGTAGCGTTAAGTTTCTCGTTGCCGCCGGAGCGGCATCAATGTTGTCGTCGATGGCTTCTGCCGCCGACATGGCCATCATGCCGCCGCCGGCATACGCACCGCCTCCGGTGGTCGAGGACTTCGGCGGCTGGTATCTGCGTGGCGACATCGGATTCAGCAATCAGCGGGTCGATCGCCTGAACAACGCGCTCGATGCCGGCCTCACCACCCAGAGCCAGAGCCTCAACTTCAACACCGCTGGCATCTTCGGCCTCGGCGTCGGTTACAAGGTCAACAACTGGTTCCGCGCCGACGTCACCGGTGAGTATCGCGGCAATTCGCATTTCTTCGGCAAGGACAACATCAGCTACGTCGGCGGTGTCGGTACCGACACCTATCATGCCACCAAGTCCGAATGGGTGGTTCTCGCCAACGCCTATGTCGATCTCGGCACCTGGTGGTGCATGACGCCGTTCATCGGCGCCGGTGTCGGCGGCGCGCGGGTTTCGATCAACAACTTCACCGACCAGAGCATCGCTCTCAATGGCGGCGTTGGTCCCGCGTTGCCGGGCCTCGCCTTCGGCGACAGCGCATCGAAATGGAATCTCGCCTGGGCGCTGCATGCCGGTGTCGGCTACAAGGTCACGCCGAACTTCACGGTCGAACTCGCCTATCGCTATCTCGACATGGGCGACGGCGTGACCGGCGATCTCAGGGCTTTCGACGGCACCAACGGCATCAACAATCCGATGACGTTCAAGAGCATCACCTCGCATGACCTCAAGCTGGGCGTGCGCTGGGATCTCTCGAGCCCACCGGTCTACGCGCCGCCGCTGATGCGCAAGGGCTGA
- a CDS encoding type I secretion system permease/ATPase, producing MPADDSPVKFADEEAPQAKAKITDPPVEPAQREEAKTPAPGSTVLIEQPATPPPSTGHGDGGGGGASGGGGGGGGTPPLHKKSRDHEFRDVLGKGLSKARRSLVTVGIFSIAVNLLVLAIPIYLFNMSDRVLTSRSTDTLVMLTIIVIIAIAAHVLMDMMRRIILMRVAVETEARLGGPVLSAAAKAAQGGSSREFQTLADLQHLRSFITGPVLLTMFDTPVSPVYFAVVFLIHPHLGFIVLSTGAALVAVALLNQRVTAVPFTQANNYGTRANLQAESMARNAQVINAMGMIPEGVQVWGRETVESLKAQVIGQDRNILMTGLSKFLRLCTQIAILGWGAWLALEGQMTSGMVIAASIVASRALSPLEGTIEGWRSFVQARSAYARVKTLLLNSPLNMERLRLPRPAGYLNVERILYVPPPNKKVILNGISFQLKPGESLAIVGDSGTGKTMLARMLVGSIIPTAGSVRLDMMDLRNWDPRQFGESVGYLPQDVQLFPASIKANIGRMREDARDEDVFDAAETADVHEMISGFAQGYETIVGMDGSPLSGGQRQRIGLARAFYGNPRLIVLDEPNSNLDANGERALAKALLRAKEKKMTVVTITQRAALLQSVDKIMILHQGAVQAFGTRDEIIPIITGRKPTNIPGGPGDPPPLDS from the coding sequence ATGCCGGCTGACGATTCCCCCGTCAAATTTGCGGACGAGGAAGCGCCTCAGGCCAAAGCCAAAATCACTGATCCGCCGGTCGAACCGGCGCAGCGGGAGGAAGCAAAGACCCCGGCGCCGGGATCCACCGTCTTGATCGAGCAGCCCGCTACTCCTCCGCCGTCGACCGGCCACGGCGACGGGGGCGGCGGCGGAGCCTCCGGCGGCGGCGGAGGAGGTGGCGGCACGCCGCCGCTGCACAAGAAATCCCGCGACCATGAATTCCGGGATGTGCTCGGCAAGGGCCTTTCGAAAGCACGCCGCAGCCTGGTGACCGTGGGAATCTTCTCGATTGCGGTCAACCTGCTGGTGCTCGCAATTCCGATCTACCTGTTCAATATGTCCGATCGCGTGCTGACCAGCCGCAGCACCGACACGCTGGTGATGCTGACCATAATCGTCATCATTGCGATCGCGGCGCATGTGCTGATGGACATGATGCGCCGCATCATCCTGATGCGCGTTGCGGTCGAGACCGAGGCGAGATTGGGGGGCCCCGTGCTGAGCGCCGCCGCCAAGGCCGCACAAGGCGGATCCAGCCGGGAATTCCAGACGTTGGCGGACCTGCAGCATCTGCGGTCATTCATCACCGGTCCGGTATTGCTGACAATGTTCGATACGCCGGTTTCGCCGGTCTACTTTGCCGTGGTGTTTCTCATTCATCCGCATCTCGGGTTCATCGTGCTGTCGACCGGCGCTGCCCTCGTCGCGGTGGCGCTGTTGAACCAGCGGGTGACCGCGGTGCCGTTCACCCAGGCCAACAACTACGGCACCAGGGCAAACCTGCAGGCGGAATCGATGGCCCGCAATGCCCAGGTCATCAACGCCATGGGAATGATTCCGGAAGGCGTCCAGGTCTGGGGCCGCGAAACGGTCGAGTCCCTGAAGGCGCAGGTGATCGGCCAGGACCGCAACATCCTGATGACGGGGCTGTCGAAGTTCCTGCGGCTGTGCACCCAGATCGCCATCCTCGGATGGGGGGCATGGCTGGCGCTGGAAGGCCAAATGACCAGCGGCATGGTCATTGCGGCTTCGATCGTCGCAAGCCGGGCGCTGTCGCCACTGGAAGGGACCATCGAAGGCTGGCGCAGCTTCGTCCAGGCGCGTTCGGCCTATGCCCGGGTCAAGACCCTGCTGCTGAACTCGCCGCTCAATATGGAGCGGCTGCGGTTGCCGCGGCCGGCTGGATATCTCAACGTCGAGCGGATTCTCTACGTGCCGCCGCCGAACAAGAAGGTAATCCTGAACGGAATCAGCTTTCAGCTGAAGCCCGGGGAATCGCTCGCCATTGTCGGGGATTCCGGAACCGGGAAAACCATGCTGGCGCGCATGCTGGTCGGATCCATCATCCCGACCGCCGGCAGCGTAAGGCTCGACATGATGGATCTGCGCAACTGGGACCCACGACAATTCGGCGAGAGCGTCGGTTACCTGCCGCAGGATGTGCAATTGTTCCCCGCATCGATCAAGGCCAACATCGGCCGGATGCGCGAGGATGCCCGCGACGAGGACGTCTTCGACGCGGCGGAGACCGCCGACGTGCACGAGATGATCTCGGGCTTTGCACAAGGCTATGAGACCATCGTCGGCATGGACGGCAGTCCGTTGTCCGGCGGCCAGCGGCAGCGGATCGGGCTGGCGCGCGCGTTCTACGGCAACCCGCGCCTGATCGTGCTCGACGAGCCAAACTCGAATCTGGATGCGAATGGCGAGCGGGCGCTCGCAAAGGCTTTGCTGCGCGCCAAGGAAAAGAAGATGACGGTGGTCACGATCACCCAGCGCGCCGCACTGCTGCAGAGCGTCGACAAAATCATGATTCTGCATCAGGGAGCGGTGCAGGCATTCGGCACCCGCGACGAGATCATTCCAATCATCACCGGGCGCAAGCCGACGAACATCCCGGGCGGGCCCGGCGATCCCCCGCCACTGGATTCGTAG
- the serA gene encoding phosphoglycerate dehydrogenase, protein MHKPKVLISDALSPAAVQIFKDRGIEVDFQPNLGKDKEKLAEIIGHYDGLAIRSATKATAKILEKAKRLKVIGRAGIGVDNVEIPAATAKGIIVMNTPFGNSITTAEHAITLMLALAREIPQADASTQAGKWEKNRFMGVEITGKTLGVIGCGNIGSIVADRALGLRMKVIAFDPFLSPERAKDIGVEKVELDELFKRADFVTLHTPLTEKTKNIIDAGALAKMKKGVRIVNCARGGLVDEQALVDALNSKHVAGAAFDVFVEEPATSNVLFGHPNVICTPHLGAATTEAQENVALQVAEQMSDYLLSGAISNAVNFPSITAEEAPKLKPFIELAEKLGSFAGQLTETGIAKVQITYEGHVAEMKIKALTSAVLSGLLRPMLGDINVVSAPVIAKERGMVVDEIVRAAQSDYESLITVTVTTERQERSVSGTVYADGKPRLVDIKGIRVDAEFGKSMIYVTNEDKPGFIGRFASLLGDAKLNIATFHLGRTKQGGDAIALVEVDGAVPAEVLAKVQGLPQVKQAKALVF, encoded by the coding sequence ATGCACAAACCCAAGGTTCTCATTTCCGACGCGTTGTCGCCCGCCGCCGTGCAGATCTTCAAGGATCGCGGCATCGAGGTCGATTTCCAGCCCAATCTCGGCAAGGACAAGGAAAAGCTCGCCGAGATCATCGGTCATTATGACGGCCTCGCGATCCGCTCCGCCACCAAGGCCACCGCGAAGATCCTCGAAAAGGCGAAGCGGCTGAAAGTGATCGGCCGCGCCGGCATCGGCGTCGACAATGTCGAAATCCCGGCCGCCACGGCCAAGGGCATCATCGTGATGAACACGCCGTTCGGCAATTCGATCACGACCGCCGAACACGCGATCACCCTGATGCTGGCGCTGGCGCGCGAAATCCCGCAGGCCGACGCCTCCACCCAGGCCGGCAAGTGGGAGAAGAACCGCTTCATGGGGGTCGAGATCACCGGCAAGACGCTGGGCGTGATCGGCTGCGGCAACATTGGCTCGATCGTCGCCGACCGCGCGCTCGGCCTGCGCATGAAGGTGATCGCGTTCGATCCGTTCCTGTCGCCGGAGCGTGCCAAGGACATCGGCGTCGAGAAGGTCGAGCTCGACGAGCTGTTCAAGCGCGCCGACTTCGTCACCCTGCATACGCCGCTGACCGAGAAGACCAAGAACATCATCGACGCCGGCGCGCTTGCCAAGATGAAAAAGGGTGTGCGCATCGTCAATTGCGCGCGCGGCGGCCTGGTCGACGAGCAGGCGCTGGTCGATGCGCTGAATTCCAAGCATGTCGCAGGCGCCGCCTTCGATGTGTTCGTCGAGGAGCCGGCCACGTCAAACGTGTTGTTCGGCCATCCCAACGTGATCTGCACTCCGCATCTCGGCGCGGCCACTACCGAGGCGCAGGAGAACGTCGCGCTGCAAGTTGCCGAGCAGATGTCGGACTATCTTCTGAGCGGAGCGATTTCCAACGCGGTCAATTTCCCCTCGATTACGGCGGAAGAAGCGCCAAAACTGAAGCCGTTCATCGAGCTTGCCGAAAAGCTCGGCTCGTTCGCCGGCCAGCTCACTGAGACAGGCATCGCGAAGGTGCAAATCACCTATGAGGGCCACGTCGCCGAAATGAAGATCAAGGCGCTTACCTCGGCGGTGCTGTCAGGCTTGCTGCGGCCGATGCTGGGCGACATCAACGTGGTCTCGGCGCCGGTGATCGCCAAGGAACGCGGCATGGTGGTCGACGAGATCGTGCGCGCGGCGCAGAGCGATTATGAAAGCCTGATTACGGTCACCGTGACCACCGAGCGGCAGGAGCGCTCGGTGTCGGGTACGGTCTATGCCGACGGCAAGCCGCGGCTGGTCGACATCAAGGGCATCCGGGTCGACGCCGAATTCGGCAAGTCGATGATCTACGTCACCAATGAGGACAAGCCCGGCTTCATCGGCCGCTTCGCCAGCCTCCTCGGCGACGCCAAGCTCAACATCGCGACCTTCCATCTCGGCCGCACCAAGCAGGGCGGCGACGCCATTGCGCTGGTCGAGGTCGATGGCGCGGTGCCTGCGGAAGTGCTCGCCAAGGTGCAGGGGCTGCCGCAGGTCAAACAGGCCAAGGCGCTGGTGTTCTAA
- a CDS encoding HlyD family type I secretion periplasmic adaptor subunit — protein MANRKIAVRTAAADGTWYDTLPRSTKFPTIAGMLVMAAVLMGFGVWGNMAPIAGAVVASGVFVATGQNKIIQHFEGGVIREIYVREGDIVEPGQILLELDETSARAELQRLFLRRIRLSAIDARLQAEMREEPEITFPSEVANAPANSPEVKEIIDSQKMTFTARRNNMNSDIKSINESIRALEERVQGSRVQLDAVKRQIVLLDEEIETKDRLVQAGLVRKPELMVLQRSKANLEGEVGRIMGDIGDAKERIARAFEQINGVRKTAIKAAVEQMHEVRGELADVRERMLSAKGVLDRVRITAPVSGVVVKLRYHTRGGVVEAGKNIMELLPLKDELIIEARLRPQDIDSVKRGHKAMVRLTALNQRISPMVSGDVIYLSADTLADEKKSQQVGPTDIYLVRVKLNNEEAMALPDFSPTPGMPAEVYIKTSERTFFQYIVRPIHDSMSRAFRER, from the coding sequence ATGGCCAACAGGAAAATTGCAGTCCGAACCGCGGCAGCAGACGGCACCTGGTACGATACGCTGCCGCGATCGACGAAATTTCCGACTATCGCCGGCATGCTGGTCATGGCCGCAGTGCTGATGGGGTTCGGCGTCTGGGGCAACATGGCGCCGATCGCGGGCGCAGTGGTCGCGTCCGGCGTGTTCGTCGCCACCGGGCAGAACAAGATCATCCAGCATTTCGAAGGCGGCGTGATCCGCGAGATCTATGTACGCGAAGGCGACATCGTCGAGCCGGGCCAGATCCTGCTCGAGCTTGATGAGACCTCCGCTCGAGCGGAATTGCAGCGTCTGTTTCTGCGTCGCATCAGGTTGTCGGCCATCGATGCAAGGCTGCAGGCCGAAATGAGGGAAGAGCCGGAAATCACGTTTCCGTCGGAAGTCGCCAATGCGCCGGCGAATTCGCCCGAGGTGAAGGAAATCATCGACAGTCAGAAGATGACGTTCACGGCGCGCCGCAACAATATGAACAGCGACATCAAGAGCATCAATGAGAGCATCAGGGCGCTGGAGGAACGGGTCCAGGGATCGCGCGTTCAACTGGACGCGGTCAAGCGCCAGATCGTCCTGCTCGACGAGGAAATCGAAACCAAGGATCGTCTGGTGCAGGCCGGGCTTGTACGCAAGCCGGAACTGATGGTGCTGCAGAGGTCGAAAGCCAACCTGGAAGGCGAAGTCGGCCGCATCATGGGCGACATCGGCGACGCCAAGGAACGGATCGCCCGTGCCTTCGAGCAGATCAACGGCGTGCGCAAGACGGCGATCAAGGCCGCGGTCGAGCAAATGCACGAGGTGCGGGGCGAGCTGGCCGACGTCCGCGAGCGGATGCTGAGCGCCAAGGGCGTGCTCGATCGGGTCCGCATCACCGCGCCGGTCAGCGGCGTCGTGGTGAAGCTGCGTTACCACACCCGGGGCGGAGTGGTGGAGGCTGGCAAGAACATCATGGAGCTGTTGCCGCTGAAGGACGAGCTGATCATCGAGGCCCGGTTGCGGCCGCAAGACATCGACAGCGTCAAGCGCGGGCACAAGGCGATGGTGCGACTGACGGCCCTCAACCAGCGCATCTCGCCCATGGTTTCTGGGGACGTGATCTATCTGTCGGCCGACACGCTGGCCGACGAAAAGAAGTCGCAGCAGGTCGGACCGACCGACATCTACCTCGTCCGCGTCAAACTCAACAACGAGGAAGCCATGGCGCTTCCCGACTTCAGTCCCACTCCCGGCATGCCGGCCGAGGTCTACATCAAGACGTCGGAACGCACGTTCTTCCAGTACATCGTCAGGCCCATCCACGACAGCATGTCGAGGGCATTCAGGGAGCGCTAG